ACCTGGAGCCCTGCAGGGCCCCCTTGGCTGAGGACGTGTGGGGGGAACAGGGGGCTACTGGCAGGGCCTTGAGCTCAGAACCGGGACCGTGACTCCTTTCTCATGTTCTGttcagaagatggagaagaagaggAAGGTAGAGAGGCTGAAGGTGAGGCCTGCTGGCCATTGGGACAcggcagggaagcccctcctgcaGCTGTGGGGGAgaccctggggggtgggggagaccctggggtgagggagagataccctggggaggagggggagataccctgaggggaggagggggagaccctggggggagggggagaccctggggaggagggggagacactgtgtggaggagggggagaccctggggaggagggggagatacCCTGGGGGGACGAGGGGGAGActctggggaggagagggagaccctggggggtgggggagaccctggggggggagggggagacaccctggggaggagagggagacccTGGGGGGGCAGGCACAGAACCGTGTGTGTCTGCAGGTTGGGCTCCTCCTTCCAGAGAAAGTGCCTTGGGGGTGCCCAGTTGGAGAGGGCCAGGTTGGGTCAGGGCAGTGGTCACATCAtgtctgtccatgaggtttctgCAGCATGGGTGAACCACAGGAGGGTGGGGTGTCTGGGGCTGAGATCCCAGGTGTGGATGGTCCATGGGGTGGGTCACTGCTGTGGGCACTGTTGACCTTCACAGGGGCCCAGGTGGCCCGAGTCACACCTCTGGAGGGGGACAGCCGGTGGGGCTTGGAGTCACACCCATCAGCTTCCTGGTCCTGAGCTGCCTCAGGTCCGGGGGGTGACTGCGGAGGCAAAGACTTAGGCGTGGACTCTGGGGCCAGGACCACAGGACCATGTCCCCGACCCCTTctccctgtgtgccaggcactgctgagTGAGAGCCCTGTGTGCACTTGCGTCCCTGAGACCTCCTGAGCATCAGCCCTGAGTGGAGCCTGGGGTTTGCAGCTCTGCAGCTTAGTTCTCTGGGTGCTCCTGCAATCCCGGGATGGGAGGGAATCACTAGTGATGGGCAAACGGAGGCTCATGGGTGCCAGCTTATCAGGGGCACAGTGGGGCGAGATCCAAGCCTCCCAACCCCAAGTTCACGTGCTTTCCTCCTCTCCAGATGGCCCGGTGGAGGAGTCCAAGCCCAGGCCCAGGTGAGTGGTGAAGCCCTGGGAGCAGAAGGCCCATGAGAGAGAACCCTCGGGGCAGGACTGAAGTGCACGTGGCACAGTGGGCACAGGCACGGACCACCATGTACAGCTGTACAGGCTGTGCACTGCATAAGAGTCTCTGCTGGGTGTGTGGGGTAGGGGGATGGGAAGACTGAAAACCACCCACACTGCATCACCAATGCCTTGCCCTCCTACAGTCAGCACTATGTCCATCTAGAGGGAACGGATAGACTAGCCATGGACCCCTCAGGAGAGCTGGGACACTGTCCTCGGTGGCTGGAGGAGGACCTGGGGGAAGAAAATTTGGAGAAACCAAGCAGTGAAAGTGTGTCAGTCTAGGCATGTGGCTTCAGAGGGTCACGAAGGGACAAGACAGACGTGGGAGCTCTGGGTGCAGAGGGGCGGGGTTTCGGAAATGCCAGCCCTGCGATCTGATGGTGCCTCAGCACACAGTCCAGGAGACGCTCCAAAAGCAGCCCAGCCTGGCAATCCAAACCCCTTCCCATCCCCTCATTGGAGCAAACACTGTGGTGTCTTGGTTCAGACCCCCACACCCAAGGGCAGACAGGAAAGCAGGGCTCAGTGTCCCATCCTGGAGTCCCACAGTGCGTGGGTGAGGCCTGTGAGGCCAACCACTGCTTCCCGGGCTCCTGGAGTCAGCCAGGAGTGTGGGTCAGCCAGGGTGCAGAGCCAAGCCTCTCTGCTTCCTGGCTGCATGGTTTTGAGCAAAGCCTtatgtctctgagcctctgtcttcCTGAATGAGATGAGTGGTTTCCACTCCAGGTAACCGTGAGGATACACGAGGACACTGTAGGCACCCCAGTCCTGAGCGGGCATGGGGACCCCGGGTGGGCACCATGCTGGTGTCATCGTGTGGGTGGCTGGGTCTTGGCCTTTCTGCAGGGAGGAGAGGGACCTGCCCACCCCGGTATCACACCCCCTCTGTGCAGGGAGGGCTTGGTGCTCACCCCTCCTtctgcccaccaggcccttcaTGCCCAACTTGGTGCCACCCAAGATCCCTGATGGAGAGAGGGTGGACTTTGATGTGAGTGCGGACTCAAGGAGGGCAGCCCCCGCCCCATTAAAGACCtcagcaccgccccccccccccccccccccgccccacgccCGCCTTCACGCTTGGGGGAGGACACAGGGGGAGGGGCACCATGTCCTACAGCACCCTGGGCTCGACCCCAGTTGCTCCCACGACCTCAAGGCCTCGCTCCTGCCCTGCGGGCGGGGTCGTCTCTGagtgccgcccccccccccacccccaggacatCCACCGGAAGCGCATGGAGAAGGACCTCAACGAGCTGCAGACGCTGATTGAGGCGCATTTCGAGAACcgcaagaaggaggaggaggagctggtcTCCCTCAAAGACAGGATCGTGGGTGTTGCGCCCTCTGGGCGGCTGGGAGGAGGTCCAGTAGGAGCCCTCAGGGCCCCGCCCCGCGCTCtcttccttcccccatcccccagggcagaggggagTCGGCATCTCCGCCCCCACCTCCCGTCCCCTGGGCACAACCCCGTCTCAGTGATGGAGGGCACGCGGTTCCCCTGAGCCTGGattctctctcctccaccccccagcccctccgccCCGCCCGTTCCTGCTCCACAGAGCTTGGCCTCCACCTCCCAGCACAGGGTGGCGTCCATacaggcgggggcgggggcagtggGCACTCAGGGGTCGCGGCGAAGGCCGCCGGGGCCCTCTCCGGGGGCTGAGGTCCGTCCCGAGTGACCGCACTCTTTCGGTACCCCCCACAGGAGAAGCGGCGGGCCGAGCGCGCGGAGCAGCAGCGCATCCGGACGGAGCGCGAGAAAGAGCGGCAGACGCGCCTGGCGGTGAGTGGTTGCCGGTCTCCGTCCGCGGGGGCCCAGGGTCGCTGTCCCGGCTCtgacagtggaggagacagagatgCCCAGAGTGTCTAAGGAGACGCCCCATCCCTCCGCAGCGCGCCCCCGGGAGCTGAGCCCCTCAGCCCCCTCTGGCGCTGCTGCAGGTGGGCCCCCACCGCAGGGCCTCCTGGCCTGGAGGGGAGCAGACCCTCGGGAATCGGAGCCCATCTGTTCAACCCTCTTCTCCCGCCGGGCACCTCCAGCGCCAGGTCTGTGCCGGGCGCGCACTCAGTGCTGGCCCAGACTCAGGACCAGGGCGTCTGGTCCCCAGCGTAACCCACTCTCTCCCCGCGGGAACCAGGAGGAGCGCGCCCGccgagaggaggaggagagccgCAGGAAGGCGGAGGACGAGGCGCGCAAGAAGAAGGCTCTGTCCAACTTGATGCACTTCGGAGGCTACATCCAGAAGGTGGGGGCCTCCGGCTCCTCCTGCTGCGGCACACGTGCTGTTGCGGGGGTTCGGGAGAGAAAGACCCAGCCACCGCTGGAAGACCGCGTCCTCACACCCAGACCCTGAGCTGGCTCTGCCCGGCTGGCTTTCCCTGGGAGGAGCTGCCAGTCTGGGGGCTCCCACGAGTCCAGAGCACCAGCGCTCTTCCCAGCCCTGGCCCCCAGCGGCTGGTGCAGCCCGCAGGCTCGGAGCCCCATCTCAGGTCTGCCTGGTGTGGCCTCCCGCAGCCTGGAGGCTTTCTCTCCATTTGTAGGATGGCATTATTGGTGCCGTCTGCCTGCTCTGAGATGGTCAGACTACCTTGGAAAGCAGCAGCTGAGTGCTGCCTGGATGTGGGCTGGTTTCCTCCTAGGGCCCATCCCAGGGCCTAGTGTGGttgccctcccccccccccccccgcccccattcctggagggaggggaagggggagctGAACTCTCTGTGCCGTGGACCCGGCTAGCCCCTGGGGCCCTGCCTGCTGGTGACCCTCAAGCAGGGCCCTGCTGGCAGTCGGCCCTGGCCCCGCCCACCTGCGGGTCCAGCAGCAGGCTCGCCTGCGGCGGCTGACGCCTGTCCTCCATGTCTCCACTCCGTCCCTGTCCCTCCCTCTGTCTGTCGCCTCTTCTGTCTTTCTCTGGGGCTCTTCTCCCGCTGTCCCGTTGTGCAGGCCGAGGTAGGTTCCGGTCCTCAGGTCCTTCTCCTCTCCTTtggggagcctggggagggcaACGTGCTGGGctggaagtggggggggggggcggtgcagtGTCTCTGGGGAGGCCGGGCGTTGCTGGCCTGGGTGTGCAGCAGGGAGATGAGCATGGGCCCTGCTGCAGGCAGGCCTGTCTCTCTGCCAGGCCTGGGGATGCAGGGAAGGCAGGGCTTCTCTAGCCCCTCCCCTGCTTCTTACTCTCTCCAGACGGAGCGTAAAAGTGGGAAGAGACAGACAGAgcgggagaagaagaagaagattttGGCTGAGCGGAGGAAGGTGCTGGCCATCGACCACCTGAACGAAGACCAGCTGAGGTGGGCCACCTGCGGGGCTGCACCTCCAGGGGGCGTCCTGCCTCGTGTCACCGGGGGCTGCTGCCTCACTTTCCCCGAGGAGGCTTCGGGAGGCTGGCCTGGGGCTTCTTGGCAGGGGGCACCCGGCTCCCTCTCCTTACCGCCAGGGCTCCCCAGCTCCACGTCCCGAGGCTTTGTCCTGGCAGCGCTGGcgtccacctgcagtgctgggCACTGCCCAGGCCGAGCCAGGGTGTGGGGCCTGTGGGtgaaggagggcagggctggagggtCAGGATCCAGATGCAGGCAGGCGGGGACCTTCTTACCTCCCACCCTTCCCGCCGGCCTGTGCAGGGAAAAGGCC
The genomic region above belongs to Cervus elaphus chromosome 14, mCerEla1.1, whole genome shotgun sequence and contains:
- the TNNT2 gene encoding troponin T, cardiac muscle isoform X3, which codes for MSDVEETVDEYEEQEEAAAEEHEEVVEEEAGGEAEAGEPSTAEDGEEEEGREAEDGPVEESKPRPRPFMPNLVPPKIPDGERVDFDDIHRKRMEKDLNELQTLIEAHFENRKKEEEELVSLKDRIEKRRAERAEQQRIRTEREKERQTRLAEERARREEEESRRKAEDEARKKKALSNLMHFGGYIQKAETERKSGKRQTEREKKKKILAERRKVLAIDHLNEDQLREKAKELWQSIYDLEAEKFDLQEKFKQQKYEINVLRNRINDNQKVSKTRGKAKVTGRWK
- the TNNT2 gene encoding troponin T, cardiac muscle isoform X4 encodes the protein MSDVEETVDEYEEQEEAAAEEHEEVVEEEAGGEAEAGEPSTADGEEEEGREAEDGPVEESKPRPRPFMPNLVPPKIPDGERVDFDDIHRKRMEKDLNELQTLIEAHFENRKKEEEELVSLKDRIEKRRAERAEQQRIRTEREKERQTRLAEERARREEEESRRKAEDEARKKKALSNLMHFGGYIQKAETERKSGKRQTEREKKKKILAERRKVLAIDHLNEDQLREKAKELWQSIYDLEAEKFDLQEKFKQQKYEINVLRNRINDNQKVSKTRGKAKVTGRWK